Within Pseudomonas alloputida, the genomic segment ACACCCATGCGCCTTGTTGCAACCGTGGCCGGCCTCGCGCTGGCGCTCACTGGCCTGAACGCCAGCGCCGAAACCATACGCATCGCCATCGGCACCCAGGACACCACCATCAACTGCGCCACCGGTGGCCTGCTGATCCGTGAGCTGGGCCTGCTGGACAAGTACCTGCCGCACGACGGCAAGTACAAGGACGCCACCTACCAGGTCGAGTGGAAGAACTTCACCAGCGGTGCGCCGCTGACCAACGAAATGGTCGCCGGCAAGCTCGACTTCGGCGCCATGGCCGACTTCCCAGGGTCATTCAACGGCGTTGCCCATCTGGATGCCGGCAAGCGCAGCCTGTTCATCAGTGTGCTGTCGGGCAGCGTGCATGGCAGCGGCAACGGCATCGTCGTGCCCGCCGCCTCCAGCGTGCAGTCGCTGGCGGAGCTCAAGGGCAAGACCATTTCCGTGCCGTTCGCCTCCACTGCCCACGGCATGCTGTTGCGCGCCGTCGCCGCGCAGGGCTGGGACCCGCAGAAGGATGTGCGGATCATCGCCCAGGCGCCGGAAATCGCCGGCTCCGCCCTGCGCAGCAACCGCATCGAAGCCCACGCCGACTTCGTGCCGTTCGCCGAGTTATTCCCCAACCGTGGCTTCGCCCGCAAGATCTACGATGGCGCCCAGGCCAACGCACCGACCTTCCATGGTGCCTTGGTCGATGCCGACTACGCGAAGAAGTACCCGGAAGTGGTCACCGCCTACCTGCGCGCCAGCCTTGAAGCCGACCGCCTGATCGCTGCGCAGCCTGAGAAGTACAGCGAGTTGATCGAGAAGGTCACGGGTATCGAAGCCGAGGTCAATTACCTGTTCCACGGCCCGCTTGGCCTGCAGACCCGCGACCTGACCTGGAAGCCTGAATACCGCCAGGCAGTGGCTACATCCATCGATACGCTCAAGCTGCTGAAAAAGACCGACCGTGGCCTGGACACCGGCAAGTTCATCGACGACCAGTACATCCGTGCCGCCTTCAAAGAGGCAGGCCTTGACTACGACAAGGCGCTGAAAGACTACGACGTACTGCCACTCAAGGCCGATGACGCGCTGACCGGCCAACCGATCACCGACTTCAGCCGCCTGGCGCAGATCTGGGTGCGCGGTGAAGACAAGGTCCGCCACTACACTTCGCCGGAGGCCGCCCTTGGTGCCTTGGCCCAGCTGGAGCAGGAGGGCAAGGACATCCGCGCCATCTACGCCCAGGCCGCCGACAGTGGCATCAAATTGCTCGCCAACCAGGCCTGGTTCGTGCGCAACGGTAAAGGCGAACTGGCGGCATTCCTGCTCAAGGACCAGGCCGAGCAGTATGCCAAGGCCCATGGTGGCGAGGCGCTGGACTTCGTCAGCGCCAACCAGAAGCTGGTCGCCCAGCGCTGACCGGGAGGCACCGACATGACCCGCAACCTCAAGCGCTGGCCGGTGCGCCTGGCGTCGCTGCTGGCCTGCCTGCTGTTCTGGCAAGTGGCGGCAAACGTGAAAATGGACCTTGGTCTGCTGACGTTCACCTATGTCCCTACACCCAAGGCGGTGCTGGACGCTGCCTGGCAGTTGCTGACCTCCAGCACCCTGCTGGCGCACCTGGGCAGCAGCCTGGCGCGGGTATTTGCCGGTTATGCCACTGCGGCACTGGTTGGCGTGGCCCTGGGGTTGCTGATCGGCCGCTCGAAATGGGCTGAAGATACCCTGCTGCCGCCGCTGGAAGTGCTGCGGCCGATTCCGGCTGTGGCGTGGATCCCGCTGGCGATCCTGATGTTCCCGTCGTCGGAACTGTCGATGGTGTTCATCACCTTCACCGGCGCGTTGTTCCCCATCCTGCTCAACACCGTGCATGGCGTCGAGGCCGTCGACCCGCGCTTGGT encodes:
- a CDS encoding ABC transporter substrate-binding protein, with the protein product MRLVATVAGLALALTGLNASAETIRIAIGTQDTTINCATGGLLIRELGLLDKYLPHDGKYKDATYQVEWKNFTSGAPLTNEMVAGKLDFGAMADFPGSFNGVAHLDAGKRSLFISVLSGSVHGSGNGIVVPAASSVQSLAELKGKTISVPFASTAHGMLLRAVAAQGWDPQKDVRIIAQAPEIAGSALRSNRIEAHADFVPFAELFPNRGFARKIYDGAQANAPTFHGALVDADYAKKYPEVVTAYLRASLEADRLIAAQPEKYSELIEKVTGIEAEVNYLFHGPLGLQTRDLTWKPEYRQAVATSIDTLKLLKKTDRGLDTGKFIDDQYIRAAFKEAGLDYDKALKDYDVLPLKADDALTGQPITDFSRLAQIWVRGEDKVRHYTSPEAALGALAQLEQEGKDIRAIYAQAADSGIKLLANQAWFVRNGKGELAAFLLKDQAEQYAKAHGGEALDFVSANQKLVAQR
- a CDS encoding ABC transporter permease, translating into MTRNLKRWPVRLASLLACLLFWQVAANVKMDLGLLTFTYVPTPKAVLDAAWQLLTSSTLLAHLGSSLARVFAGYATAALVGVALGLLIGRSKWAEDTLLPPLEVLRPIPAVAWIPLAILMFPSSELSMVFITFTGALFPILLNTVHGVEAVDPRLVASARSLGAGRWAILREVVLPGALPSIVTGLAIGMGTSWFCLVTAEMISGQFGIGYYTWESYTLQNYPDIVVGMLLIGVLGMGSSALVKRLGALATPWYRTRRAS